Proteins encoded by one window of Bacillus sp. DTU_2020_1000418_1_SI_GHA_SEK_038:
- a CDS encoding SpoIID/LytB domain-containing protein yields MKKFISIIASFLLLLVYLPTDSKASELVNYLKEVNVSVHLATSVTLTANGNYQLSNKDTAEITEIPQGTVLTVKKDSSNVNVTFNGTSLNSVTGFDLQEKISSSTSLVRVSNGITYRGSFFLKPNGSKVEIINILDMEDYLKGVVPSEMPASFHKEALKAQAISARSYAANTLMLTSTAASQVYRGYSGEDARTNAAIKETEGMLVKYNGKPIQTFFFSTSGGRTANVGDVWNSKQEHFPYLVSVDDPYESSPFSNWTESFPAETLLKSFGFTDLSAQIYDITLSKTGANGEVRGVTVKTSAGDKTVTGNESIIRNYFPLNNPQLYNKLQTNWFDIQLNGSASQNLSVQTSSGTSAIGDLKGQKVQTASGEVTLSDSKVSIQTANGVMTNEGTGNITSVTLNGKGWGHRVGMSQYGAKGFAERGWTAEQILTHYFQGTTVSK; encoded by the coding sequence TTGAAGAAGTTCATTTCTATCATTGCTAGTTTCCTATTGCTCTTAGTCTATCTTCCAACAGACTCAAAAGCATCTGAACTAGTAAATTATCTGAAGGAAGTAAATGTATCTGTACATCTGGCAACGAGTGTTACTCTAACCGCAAATGGCAATTATCAGTTAAGCAACAAAGATACTGCTGAAATTACAGAGATTCCACAAGGTACGGTTCTCACCGTTAAAAAGGACAGTTCAAATGTAAACGTCACTTTCAATGGGACAAGCTTGAATTCTGTAACAGGCTTTGATTTACAGGAGAAAATCAGCAGCAGTACATCACTTGTAAGAGTCAGCAATGGCATCACATACAGAGGCAGCTTCTTTTTAAAACCAAATGGAAGCAAGGTCGAAATCATTAACATTCTTGATATGGAAGATTATTTAAAAGGTGTTGTCCCGAGTGAAATGCCTGCCTCCTTTCATAAGGAAGCACTAAAGGCTCAAGCGATATCAGCAAGAAGCTATGCTGCCAACACCTTAATGCTGACAAGCACCGCAGCTAGCCAAGTATATCGAGGATATTCTGGTGAGGATGCAAGAACGAATGCGGCTATTAAAGAAACAGAAGGAATGCTAGTCAAATATAACGGCAAGCCGATCCAAACATTTTTCTTCTCCACAAGCGGCGGCAGAACAGCAAATGTTGGTGATGTTTGGAACTCAAAGCAAGAGCACTTCCCATATCTTGTTTCTGTAGATGATCCTTATGAATCATCCCCATTCAGTAACTGGACTGAGTCATTTCCTGCTGAAACTCTGCTGAAATCTTTCGGATTCACAGATCTATCAGCACAAATCTATGACATTACTTTATCAAAAACAGGTGCAAATGGAGAAGTAAGAGGTGTTACGGTTAAAACCTCTGCAGGGGATAAAACAGTAACAGGAAATGAATCGATTATTCGAAACTATTTTCCACTGAACAACCCACAGCTTTATAATAAATTGCAAACCAACTGGTTCGATATTCAGCTCAATGGCTCAGCTTCGCAAAATCTATCTGTACAGACTTCTAGCGGAACGTCTGCTATTGGAGATTTGAAAGGTCAAAAAGTGCAAACAGCGAGCGGTGAAGTCACGCTTTCGGATTCTAAAGTTTCTATCCAGACAGCGAACGGTGTCATGACGAATGAAGGAACCGGAAACATTACTTCAGTTACCCTAAATGGAAAAGGCTGGGGCCACCGAGTCGGCATGAGCCAATA